The Leucobacter rhizosphaerae genome includes a region encoding these proteins:
- the pip gene encoding prolyl aminopeptidase — protein sequence MLDVGDGQRVYWEVCGTPTGKPVVFLHGGPGGGCSVDHRRYFDPERYRIVLFDQRGCGRSLPHASDPDADLSANTTWHLVADIERLRAHLGIERWQVFGGSWGSTLALAYAQTHPSRAAELVLRGIFTLRQSEIDWFYQEGASHLFPDVWEEYLGVIAEAERGDLVAAYHRRLFDPDPAVHVPAGVAWTVWENSTIRLIPDQDGIAEARADEAAAVAFARIENHYFTHGGWLEEGQLIRDAAATLSGIPGVIVQGRYDACTPARTAWDLHRAWPEAHLEMIPDAGHAASEPGIVDALIRATDRFAEGRFAQTRQVS from the coding sequence ATGCTCGATGTCGGGGACGGGCAGCGCGTGTACTGGGAGGTCTGCGGCACCCCGACGGGCAAGCCGGTCGTCTTCCTGCACGGCGGCCCCGGCGGCGGCTGCAGCGTCGACCATCGCCGCTACTTCGACCCCGAGCGCTACCGCATCGTCCTCTTCGATCAGCGGGGGTGCGGGCGCAGCCTGCCGCACGCGAGCGACCCCGACGCCGATCTCTCGGCGAACACGACGTGGCACCTCGTCGCCGACATCGAGCGACTCCGCGCGCACCTCGGGATCGAGCGCTGGCAGGTGTTCGGCGGCTCGTGGGGATCGACGCTCGCCCTCGCGTACGCGCAGACGCACCCGAGCCGGGCGGCGGAGCTCGTGCTGCGCGGGATCTTCACCCTGCGGCAGAGCGAGATCGACTGGTTCTATCAGGAGGGCGCGTCGCACCTCTTCCCGGATGTGTGGGAGGAGTACCTGGGCGTGATCGCCGAGGCCGAGCGCGGGGATCTCGTCGCCGCCTACCACCGCCGACTCTTCGACCCGGACCCGGCGGTGCACGTGCCGGCCGGAGTAGCCTGGACGGTGTGGGAGAACTCGACGATCCGACTGATCCCGGATCAGGACGGCATCGCCGAGGCGCGCGCGGATGAGGCAGCCGCGGTGGCGTTCGCCCGTATCGAAAACCACTACTTCACCCACGGCGGCTGGCTCGAGGAGGGTCAGTTGATTCGGGACGCTGCCGCGACGCTCAGCGGAATCCCCGGGGTGATCGTGCAGGGTCGCTACGACGCCTGCACACCCGCGCGGACGGCGTGGGACCTGCACCGGGCCTGGCCCGAGGCGCACCTCGAGATGATCCCGGACGCGGGTCACGCGGCGAGCGAGCCGGGGATCGTCGACGCGCTGATCCGCGCGACGGATCGCTTCGCCGAAGGTCGTTTCGCGCAGACTCGCCAGGTCTCTTGA
- a CDS encoding LysR family transcriptional regulator: MELRQLEILRELGALGSVTAVAAALHVTPSAVSQQLSALQREFQAPLTQRRGRNLSLTNAGLALSRAGVDVIDAIAAARHAVEVFEAVPSGTVRLCGFHSAAQALFGPVITELRTLEDAPKLHLADEDVAQEGFPQLAARYDLVLAHRLAHSAPWPSDDLQVIPLVQEPLDVALPIGHPLARRAELAPADVAGERWVTSREGFSPDDLVGAIAAVTDRSIEVVHRVNDYGSVASVIASGDAIGMVPRYTVGSAHAGLVLRPLTGITASRRIDLLTRPENLHRQSVQTVIAALRFVMARLVEATELPPPRPE, encoded by the coding sequence ATGGAACTTCGGCAGCTCGAGATCTTGCGCGAACTCGGGGCACTCGGCAGTGTGACCGCGGTGGCCGCCGCGCTCCACGTCACTCCGAGCGCGGTGTCCCAGCAGTTGTCGGCGCTGCAGCGGGAGTTCCAGGCGCCCCTCACCCAGCGGCGTGGCCGCAACCTGAGCCTCACGAACGCCGGGCTCGCCCTGTCTCGCGCGGGGGTCGACGTGATCGATGCCATCGCGGCTGCGCGGCACGCCGTGGAGGTGTTCGAGGCCGTGCCGAGCGGCACCGTCCGCCTCTGCGGGTTCCACAGCGCCGCACAGGCGCTCTTCGGGCCGGTGATCACGGAACTCCGCACGCTCGAGGACGCTCCGAAGCTCCACCTCGCCGACGAGGACGTCGCGCAGGAGGGCTTCCCGCAGCTCGCCGCCCGCTACGACCTGGTGCTCGCGCACCGTCTGGCGCACAGCGCCCCGTGGCCGTCGGACGACCTGCAGGTGATCCCGCTCGTGCAAGAGCCGCTCGACGTCGCCCTGCCCATCGGCCATCCCCTCGCCCGTCGCGCCGAGCTGGCTCCCGCCGACGTCGCCGGAGAGCGCTGGGTCACGAGTCGCGAGGGGTTCTCCCCCGACGATCTGGTCGGTGCGATCGCGGCGGTCACCGACCGTTCGATCGAGGTCGTGCACCGCGTCAACGACTATGGCTCAGTGGCGTCGGTGATCGCGTCAGGCGACGCGATCGGCATGGTGCCGCGCTACACCGTCGGATCGGCGCACGCCGGCCTCGTGCTGCGACCCCTGACCGGCATCACGGCGAGCCGCCGCATCGACCTGCTGACCCGACCGGAGAACCTGCACCGGCAGTCGGTGCAGACCGTCATCGCGGCCCTCCGCTTCGTGATGGCGCGACTTGTCGAGGCGACCGAACTCCCCCCGCCCCGCCCCGAGTGA
- the tdh gene encoding L-threonine 3-dehydrogenase, which translates to MQALLKSRSEPGFTLSEVPDPECRADEVVVRVLRTGICGTDLHIYAWDDWAAGAVRAPLVPGHEFFGEVVEVGDGVRDVRVGDRVSGEGHIVCGTCRNCRAGRRQMCIRTIGLGLQRDGAFAELLAIPASNVWVHSHEIAPELGAIFDPLGNAVHTALAFPLVGEDVLVSGCGPIGLMSIAVARHVGARYIVATDVSPARLALAADMGANDAVDVSRERISRSQETLCLREGFDIGFEMSGAPGALPEMIENMNHGGRIAMLGLSAEPYPIDWSKVVTHMLTLSGIYGREMFETWNAMASMLQTSETLRERISSVIAQTLPAREWEAGFAAARSGATGKIILDWTAL; encoded by the coding sequence ATGCAAGCGCTGCTGAAGTCACGATCCGAACCAGGGTTCACGTTGTCCGAGGTGCCCGACCCCGAGTGCCGTGCCGACGAGGTCGTGGTACGTGTGCTCCGCACCGGCATCTGCGGCACCGATCTGCACATCTACGCGTGGGACGACTGGGCCGCGGGCGCCGTTCGCGCCCCGCTCGTTCCCGGTCACGAGTTCTTCGGCGAGGTGGTCGAGGTGGGGGACGGCGTGCGCGACGTCCGAGTCGGCGATCGGGTCTCGGGAGAGGGACACATCGTGTGCGGCACCTGCCGGAACTGCCGAGCGGGACGTCGCCAGATGTGCATCCGGACGATCGGGCTGGGACTGCAGCGGGACGGTGCGTTCGCCGAACTGCTGGCGATCCCCGCGAGCAACGTGTGGGTGCACTCGCATGAGATCGCCCCCGAGCTCGGCGCGATCTTCGATCCGCTCGGCAATGCCGTGCACACGGCGCTCGCCTTCCCGCTGGTCGGGGAGGACGTGCTCGTGAGCGGCTGCGGTCCGATCGGGCTGATGTCGATCGCGGTCGCTCGCCACGTCGGAGCGCGGTACATCGTCGCCACCGACGTCAGCCCGGCACGGCTCGCGCTCGCCGCGGACATGGGCGCGAATGATGCTGTCGATGTCTCCAGGGAGCGGATCAGTCGATCGCAGGAGACGCTCTGCCTGCGGGAGGGGTTCGACATCGGTTTCGAGATGAGCGGGGCGCCCGGCGCGCTGCCGGAGATGATCGAGAACATGAATCACGGCGGGAGGATCGCGATGCTCGGGCTGTCCGCGGAGCCGTACCCGATCGACTGGAGCAAGGTGGTGACGCACATGCTCACGCTCTCGGGCATCTACGGACGCGAGATGTTCGAGACGTGGAACGCGATGGCCAGCATGCTCCAGACGAGCGAGACGCTGCGGGAGCGCATCTCGTCGGTGATCGCCCAGACCTTGCCGGCGCGCGAGTGGGAGGCAGGGTTCGCCGCCGCGCGATCCGGCGCCACCGGCAAGATCATCCTGGATTGGACCGCACTGTGA
- a CDS encoding glycine C-acetyltransferase, with the protein MSRAAFRAHLESELTEIQASGLLKSEREIVGAQGVEVEVDGARMLNFCANNYLGFADESTIVAAAHRALDEWGYGMASVRFICGTQQLHRDLETRLSAFLGTEDSILYSSCFDANGGVFETLFGAEDAIISDALNHASIIDGIRLSKARRVRYANRDLADLEARLVEASDARFRVIVTDGVFSMDGSIAPLAEICDLADRHGALVFVDDSHAVGFLGEHGRGTPELCGVADRVDILTGTFGKALGGAAGGYVSGRSEVVALLRQRSRPYLFSNSLTPALVAGTLAALDLVAQAEDARDRLRHNAERFRELMAAEGFTLLPGQHPIVPVMFGDAGLTARMAAELQERGIFVAAFSYPVVPHGTARIRVQLSAAHTEAQIRACVAAFVAARAALG; encoded by the coding sequence GTGAGCCGCGCGGCCTTCCGGGCACATCTCGAATCTGAACTCACGGAGATTCAGGCGTCCGGTCTCCTGAAGTCCGAGCGCGAGATCGTCGGGGCGCAGGGCGTCGAGGTCGAGGTCGACGGCGCGCGCATGCTCAACTTCTGCGCGAACAACTACCTGGGGTTCGCGGACGAGTCCACGATCGTCGCCGCGGCGCATCGCGCACTGGACGAGTGGGGGTACGGCATGGCGAGCGTGCGCTTCATCTGCGGCACCCAGCAGCTGCACCGCGACCTCGAAACCCGGCTGTCGGCGTTCCTGGGCACCGAGGATTCGATCCTCTACTCCTCGTGCTTCGACGCGAACGGCGGGGTGTTCGAGACGCTGTTCGGTGCTGAGGACGCGATCATCTCCGACGCGCTCAACCATGCCTCGATCATTGATGGGATCCGGCTGTCGAAGGCGCGGAGGGTTCGGTACGCGAACCGGGACCTCGCGGATCTCGAGGCGCGGCTTGTCGAGGCGTCCGATGCGCGATTCCGTGTGATCGTGACGGACGGCGTGTTCTCGATGGACGGCTCGATCGCGCCGCTGGCCGAGATCTGCGACCTCGCGGATCGACACGGCGCCCTCGTGTTCGTCGACGACTCCCACGCCGTCGGGTTCCTCGGGGAGCACGGCCGCGGGACCCCGGAGCTCTGCGGCGTGGCGGATCGCGTGGACATCCTGACCGGCACGTTCGGCAAGGCGCTCGGCGGCGCGGCGGGCGGGTACGTCTCAGGGCGCAGTGAGGTGGTGGCGCTGCTCCGCCAGCGCTCGCGGCCCTACCTCTTCTCGAACTCGCTCACCCCGGCGCTCGTCGCGGGCACGCTGGCCGCGCTCGACCTCGTCGCGCAGGCCGAGGATGCGCGGGATCGCCTGCGGCACAACGCGGAGCGGTTCCGCGAGCTGATGGCGGCGGAGGGGTTCACGCTGCTGCCCGGGCAGCACCCGATCGTGCCGGTGATGTTCGGCGACGCGGGCCTGACCGCGCGCATGGCGGCGGAGCTGCAGGAGCGGGGGATCTTCGTCGCGGCCTTCAGCTATCCGGTGGTCCCGCACGGCACCGCGCGCATCCGGGTGCAGCTCTCGGCGGCGCACACCGAGGCGCAGATCCGGGCTTGCGTCGCGGCGTTCGTCGCTGCTCGAGCCGCGCTCGGCTAG
- the ypfJ gene encoding KPN_02809 family neutral zinc metallopeptidase encodes MTFNDNVRVDTGKVSKRSGGRRGGAIAGGGIGIALLLLIGSQILGVNLAPFQPVVEQLVGGGSSGDAGQEVALTGCETGADANEDTECRMAAASDSLERYWSTQVGNYRGPADVVLFSGQTQSGCGAASSATGPFYCPSDESIYIDVAFFETLRSDYGASGGSLAQMYVLAHEWGHHVSNLIGSLQSVGRETGPASGSVRLELQADCFAGAWVQSAQTVTDDSGVPFLKPVTQAEIADAMDAAGTVGDDHIMESAGVGVDPERFTHGTSEQRQRWFMTGYENGPTSCGTFDVAASAL; translated from the coding sequence ATGACCTTCAACGACAACGTGCGGGTGGACACCGGCAAGGTGTCCAAGCGCAGCGGTGGCCGGCGCGGCGGAGCGATCGCGGGCGGCGGCATCGGGATCGCGCTTCTCCTGCTGATCGGGTCGCAGATCCTCGGCGTGAACCTCGCCCCGTTCCAGCCCGTGGTGGAGCAGCTCGTGGGCGGCGGAAGCTCGGGCGACGCGGGCCAGGAGGTCGCACTGACGGGGTGCGAGACGGGCGCGGACGCGAACGAGGACACGGAATGCCGCATGGCCGCCGCGAGCGATTCGCTTGAGCGGTACTGGTCGACGCAGGTGGGCAACTACCGCGGGCCCGCCGACGTTGTGCTCTTCTCCGGCCAGACCCAGTCGGGCTGCGGTGCGGCCTCCTCCGCTACCGGCCCCTTCTACTGCCCGTCCGACGAGTCGATCTACATCGACGTCGCGTTCTTCGAGACGCTCCGGAGCGACTACGGCGCCAGCGGCGGATCCCTCGCCCAGATGTACGTGCTCGCCCACGAGTGGGGGCACCACGTCTCGAACCTCATCGGATCGCTGCAGAGTGTCGGCCGCGAGACCGGCCCGGCTTCGGGATCGGTGCGTCTCGAACTGCAGGCCGACTGCTTCGCGGGCGCATGGGTGCAGAGCGCGCAGACCGTGACCGATGACAGCGGGGTGCCGTTCCTGAAGCCGGTGACCCAGGCCGAGATCGCCGACGCGATGGATGCCGCCGGCACGGTCGGCGACGACCACATCATGGAGTCCGCGGGCGTCGGCGTCGATCCCGAGCGGTTCACGCACGGCACGTCGGAGCAGCGCCAGCGCTGGTTCATGACCGGGTACGAGAACGGGCCGACCTCGTGCGGCACGTTCGACGTGGCGGCGTCGGCGCTGTAG
- a CDS encoding LysR substrate-binding domain-containing protein, translating to MTETTPDPTHAETPALRLGFARGIAPSKWAERWRVVQPGIPLELVPLNLTFAGPKRPEDYDVVIERVAPGQRPAGTVEVAGAAAPDRHAIRLYTEAIALVVPRDHELAEQEQVAPSDLSLVTLLDHPDHSPEWPTAEPWQDPDWMPRNALAALELVAAGSGAILLPQLLARHIGDKRRHAVLRVVGEPPLAGSTVWASWAVERDAADVQQLIGVMRGRTARSSRPAADGDPAQTPDARQASQKAAQQKSAQQKSAKSAKLKANSRGAQLAAAREKIERAKAEKRKAARRKRR from the coding sequence GTGACTGAGACGACACCCGACCCCACCCACGCGGAGACCCCGGCCCTGCGCCTCGGGTTCGCGCGCGGCATCGCCCCGAGCAAGTGGGCCGAGCGCTGGCGAGTGGTGCAGCCCGGGATCCCGCTCGAGCTCGTGCCGCTCAACCTGACCTTCGCGGGGCCGAAGCGTCCCGAGGACTACGACGTGGTCATCGAGCGCGTCGCCCCCGGCCAGCGCCCCGCCGGCACGGTGGAGGTGGCCGGCGCGGCCGCGCCGGACCGGCACGCGATCCGCCTCTACACCGAGGCCATCGCCCTGGTCGTGCCGCGCGACCACGAGCTCGCCGAGCAGGAGCAGGTCGCCCCGTCGGACCTCTCGCTCGTGACGCTGCTCGATCACCCCGATCACTCCCCCGAGTGGCCCACGGCCGAGCCCTGGCAGGATCCCGACTGGATGCCGCGCAACGCGCTGGCGGCGCTCGAGCTCGTCGCTGCGGGATCCGGCGCGATCCTGCTGCCCCAGCTGCTCGCGCGGCACATCGGCGACAAGCGACGGCACGCGGTGCTGCGCGTGGTGGGCGAGCCCCCGCTCGCGGGCAGCACGGTCTGGGCGAGTTGGGCGGTCGAGCGCGATGCCGCCGACGTGCAGCAGCTCATCGGGGTGATGCGGGGCCGCACCGCGCGCAGCTCCCGGCCGGCGGCGGACGGGGATCCCGCACAGACGCCTGATGCGCGGCAGGCCTCGCAGAAGGCCGCGCAGCAGAAGTCGGCTCAGCAGAAGTCGGCGAAGTCGGCGAAGCTCAAGGCGAACTCCCGCGGCGCGCAGCTCGCGGCAGCCCGGGAGAAGATCGAGCGGGCGAAGGCCGAGAAGCGCAAGGCCGCGCGCCGCAAGCGCCGCTAG
- a CDS encoding MGMT family protein has protein sequence MPSPEFVDAVLATVARIPPGRVMTYGDVGIAIGSEAPRAVGRVMALYGHGTHWWRVVPASGQPPQGHEVLALPHYLEEGTPLRGEPRPGEYRIALSSARLPYTHEIYAEVAL, from the coding sequence GTGCCCAGTCCCGAATTCGTCGATGCCGTGCTCGCGACCGTCGCGCGCATCCCGCCCGGGCGCGTCATGACCTACGGCGACGTCGGGATCGCGATCGGCTCCGAGGCCCCTCGGGCCGTCGGCCGGGTGATGGCACTCTACGGGCACGGCACGCACTGGTGGCGGGTCGTTCCGGCGAGCGGTCAGCCGCCGCAGGGGCACGAGGTGCTCGCGCTGCCGCACTACCTCGAGGAGGGCACGCCGCTCCGCGGAGAGCCCCGACCCGGCGAGTACCGCATCGCGCTGTCGAGTGCGCGGCTGCCCTACACCCACGAGATCTACGCGGAGGTCGCGCTGTGA
- a CDS encoding VIT1/CCC1 transporter family protein has translation MSDVNIANPHEYDHRHADVSSGWLRASVFGAMDGLVSNLGLIAGIAAAGAAPGIVAITGISGLIAGAISMALGEFTSVRTANEQLDAEVRVEREAHDRNPEGERAELTQLFERLGMDTEIARTAAGQVHADSEQAVKVHLSHELGLSPEEKPSPWVAAFSSLLSFGIGAVIPILPFIFGFGTLAWGLALGGVGLLIAGGLAARVTRRNWLAGATRQLLFGGVAVAVTYTIGMLLGVSAIG, from the coding sequence ATGAGCGACGTCAACATCGCCAACCCCCACGAGTACGATCACCGCCACGCCGACGTCTCCTCGGGCTGGCTCCGGGCGAGTGTGTTCGGGGCGATGGACGGGCTCGTCTCGAACCTCGGACTCATCGCGGGGATCGCCGCGGCGGGCGCGGCGCCGGGGATCGTGGCCATCACCGGCATCTCGGGTCTCATCGCCGGCGCGATCTCGATGGCGCTCGGCGAGTTCACCTCCGTGCGCACGGCGAACGAGCAGCTCGACGCCGAGGTCCGGGTGGAGCGGGAGGCGCACGACCGCAACCCCGAGGGAGAGCGCGCCGAGCTCACGCAGCTCTTCGAGCGCCTCGGCATGGACACGGAGATCGCGCGCACGGCCGCCGGCCAGGTGCACGCCGACAGCGAGCAGGCCGTCAAGGTGCACCTCTCCCACGAGCTCGGGCTCAGCCCGGAGGAGAAGCCGTCTCCGTGGGTCGCCGCGTTCTCCTCGCTGCTGTCGTTCGGGATCGGCGCGGTGATCCCGATCCTGCCGTTCATCTTCGGCTTCGGCACGCTCGCGTGGGGTCTCGCGCTCGGCGGCGTCGGGCTGCTGATCGCCGGCGGGCTCGCCGCACGCGTCACGCGCCGCAACTGGCTCGCCGGAGCCACCCGGCAGTTGCTCTTCGGCGGGGTGGCCGTCGCCGTCACCTACACGATCGGCATGCTGCTCGGGGTCTCCGCGATCGGCTAG